Within the Deltaproteobacteria bacterium genome, the region TGGCGACAAAGAACGTATCCGCCGCTTGGATCTGCGCGCGCGCGTCGCCGTCGAGCTGAGGCAGTGTTTCCGGCGGCGCGACGCGCGCGGGAACGGCTTTGACCTCTCGGACGTGGATGTATTGCGGGCAGTTCCCGAAGCTCTGCCGGACGTCGAGCGTGAATCCGTGGTCGCCGGCAGCCGTGATGATGCCGTTCGCCCGGTTGCGCCGTTTCGTCGACAAGTCAATTCCCAGCAGCCCCGCTGGAGTTCCAGGCGTCAGTGCGCGCTGTGCAGGGTCGGAAGCGTCGAGACCGGCGGCGATGCGCAGCGTGTGCGGGTCGGGCGCTGAGACGAATCCGGGCGAGCCCGCGAGCATGGTAGCCGCGGGCCATCCGCCGTCGAGGGTCGCGACGACGACGTACGGCAGCGCCTCGAAAAATGCCCGGTGCTGATCCGTCATCCAGTCGCGAATGCCGGCCCCAGGAGGACCGCCGCCGGCGAGGAGCTGCGCCTCCAACTCGCCCGGATGAAACGGGCCTTCCTCCGCCGCGTCGATGCTCGCTCCGGTTCTCGAGGTCACGCAGCTATGATCCCGAACAGCGCTTTCGGTTTCGCGCGTCGCCATCCGGTTGTGAGCAGCCAAGTCGTCGAACACGCGCCCGCTCCGCCCGCCGACCCGATTGATCCGCTTCGCGATGGAGACTCCGAGCCCCTGCATCCCGCGGGAGAGCGATTGAACGTCGTCGCCTTCGACCAGCGCGTGCACGTGATTGCTTTGCACCGAGAAGTGCGTCACCCGAAAGCCGTCCTTCTCGTGGGGGATCTGACACTCCTCTCGCGGCAGACCTATTGTTCCGACTTGATCAATCTCTGCCCCAATCAATTCCGGAGCTTGTTGTCACCCTGGCATCAGGTAATCCGCTTGAAATGGGCGAAGATCGAAGTGCGACCGACGACGCGGGCGTCGCAGGACCGCGGCTATCGTTGGACATATGCGGGGCTAGCGCCTGAGTGTCGGCTGAGCAGATGCGTGCGACAGGTCCAGCGGGCTAGTACGGATGCAACAGCGGGGCCCAGACAATCGAAACGGGCAGAGGTCGGCCCCAGGATGTGCTCGATGCCCTGCGCGTCGTCTTCCAGGTCGAAGACGCGCGCGGTGATTCGGCGTCGAGTCGGGACCGAAGCGAGGCGTCTCCGCGGGAGACGGCGGCCCACTGCGTCACGCAAACACCCCGTTGCCTGCAGGAATGAACCGGACTCCTCTTGCCGCGTCTACCGCGTATCCAAACCTTCGCCGCACCGCCCGGAGAGGCGGCCGGGCCGTCCGGCTGCCCTGTGGCGGGAGGTGGCAATCATGATCAGGAAATCGCACTTGAACCTTTCGATTCCGATCGCCCTGCTGCTGCTTGCGACAGCCGCGATCGCAGCGCCATCAGACAAGCAGGCGAAGGATGGCTCAGCGCCGTTACAGCTCCCCATCACGGGGTCGGCGATCACCGGCGAGACCTTCGTCGGCACGCTCAGTATCGAGAGGTTCGAGGCGGGCGCCGACCAGGTGGTGGTCGCGATCGGGATCGTGAGGGGCTCGGTCGAAGGCAAGGGAAGTGCGCTCGTCGAGGTGACACTGCCTGTCCAGGTAGGCCCTGCCCGCAAAGGGGCTGCCGCCCCGAACAGCGCGGCGGCGCCACAACAGGCCACTTGTGAGGCGCTCCACCTCGAGATCGGCGCCGTGAATCTCAACGTCGCGGGGCTTCAGATCACGACACAACCAATCGCGATCGACATCTCTGGCGACTCATCCGCGCCCTTGGGTAATCTGGTCTGCACGATCCTGCAGACGCTCAACAGTGTGGTCGGCCTCGTCGGCCTGCTCAACCAGCTGCTTGGAACGCTGACCGGGCTCGTCGGCGGGCTCGTCCCCTAAGACGCCGACCACGAGGCGACGCCCGGGGCCACGCTCCCCGGCTC harbors:
- a CDS encoding pyridoxamine 5'-phosphate oxidase, which encodes MATRETESAVRDHSCVTSRTGASIDAAEEGPFHPGELEAQLLAGGGPPGAGIRDWMTDQHRAFFEALPYVVVATLDGGWPAATMLAGSPGFVSAPDPHTLRIAAGLDASDPAQRALTPGTPAGLLGIDLSTKRRNRANGIITAAGDHGFTLDVRQSFGNCPQYIHVREVKAVPARVAPPETLPQLDGDARAQIQAADTFFVASAARTAESNGGIDISHRGGPPGFVRVDGSTLTIPDYRGNRYFNTLGNFVSNPRAALLVVDFATGDLLHLQGAVEILWDTSEVRTFLAAQRLWRVRVDRVLRRRGALPLRWRLLPYDGRSAR